The following nucleotide sequence is from Mangifera indica cultivar Alphonso chromosome 1, CATAS_Mindica_2.1, whole genome shotgun sequence.
gaattgtcgacaaaattaataatgtcattaaaaaaataaatagtattatctgTGAAATGactaatattattagataaataaataaatcgatgttaaactaaactaaagttttaattcaatatcaaCTTATTTAAGACAAACATAAATAGAAACATTTCTGGTTATttgtaattcatattttttatcattaaatcaaatatattatgtaCTAATGCTTAATttatagaaattataataaaaccaacaaaaaaaataattttataattgattccCAATTCATAAAGATTCTCTTTTGAAGGTGGATTACAACTAGATCAAATCTGACTTAAAGCTAAATGCATACTTTGAGTTTGATTATTAACTTGTTTGAAttcttatacaattttattagaaagttattgacaaaaataatattattaataaaataaataataatatcaactaataaataatattattaaagaaataaatgaatcgaaactgaattaaattattaaattaaaactttaacttaaatttaatttcttgaaaacaatataaatttaagcTGAAACTAACTTGATTTGATTGCACCCCTATCCTTGCTTTTGGATAATCTGGAAATGGAATATTAGTTGTCAGCCAAATCACACCTTAAAagtaaaactttgaaaattgataatgtCCTTTGAGTTGAATTCACTTAACCCAATATTAATAAATGTTGACATCAAGTCTAAAGTGAAAGAGACCAGGTCGATGGCAAACTAGAAAAACGAGAATATacagaaatatatttattgtagcTATATAACGAAGCGAAATCTGCCGTGCAATCAATTTTCCACAGCACAATATAATTGATTATCACATGTAAGCATTATAATTAGTGATGTGCAATTGTAATCAATTATGTCATACTGATAGTTTCTGggattaattgataaaaaattttagaaaaatttggGATAAATTGGACTGCcccaatttaaatttaattttatccgaactgatatataatattattataggaCTGATGATGggttaaatagtattattaaaataataagtaatattgtagataaaattaatagtattattgtataattaaacaAACTAATTTTGAACTGAATTACCAACAAGCATAAACAGTATAGTTTTGCTTTCAATATTGTCAAATTAAAGACATAACTTCAATTATAAAAGTAGTATTTTTTACCTCTTGTAATTATCTTGATGTATATTAGTCAAGTGGAGGAAGAAACATTACAGGAGAAAAGTGAAAACAAGCACAAGACATAAGTCAGAAAGGTAGCTTTTCCTAGCACACAAGGGAAGTTTTGACATGCCCGTAAGTCTTCGTAGCAAGACAAAACATGTCATTGTAAGGTTTAGAAGAGGAATTAATTGTAAGCTTTATGTTAGGATCCTAAGTAGGATTTTAAATTCCATATTAGAAAGTATAAACTTTTAGTGtgaaatttatataactttagactttttaatcttaataaactACATCAAAGAGATAATTTAACGACTATAAAGATTTGACAATTAAAAGTTTACACAAAATATATGTCTACACACTCTTACAAGGTGATTGAGGGCAAGGGAAGAGGCAACGTTTGttataaagaaatttgaaaacaaaaagcaCCCAAAGGCTTCATGAAAACATAGACAATTTGATCATTGTAACTATCAAAGTTATCTTAACGTCTCCCATTTGTTATTTGCTCTCGcataaaatgataattcaattcaatatgcTAAAGTCCGAGCATGAAAAACAAGATTGAATGTGAGATGAATAACGCCAGAGAGTGGCCGGCAAGAAATAATGACTGGAAATCATCAGATAAATGGAGAATAGGATGGGTAATTCAAGCAGGGGATTGTTGAGTCAAAGAAGGATCAGTAGAATCACCTGGTTCGTGAGTAGAACCATGTGGTGTGTGCCACTAATCTGAATCCAATGCACATGtttcatcaaatttgacatGCTGAGCAATGTAAATTTTATTGGTTGGAGGGTCAGACACCTAGCTATGGACAAAATGTTTATGAGATGGACCAAGATGGACAAAAGGTTTACTAAGAAAGGAAACTTTATAGTTATGGTATGGACGAAGAAGTGGAAAACTTAAGCACccgaaaaattttaaatgagtcAAATCTAGGCCTCCGGatgaaaagaagataaaagggAGAATTGTCTTTGAGAATTGGAGTAGGCAAATATAGTCAATGAGAGACTAGATGGCACCAAAGGCATAGGACCAATAACAAAACGGTACAGGACTGTGAGCAAGAAAGGTGAGATTGGTATCAACAATATGTCCAATATTTCTTTTGGTAGTGTTGTGTTGTTCATGTGTATATAGACATTCTAGGTGATGAATAACTCCATGGCCtcgaagaaaaattataaagttcttGGTATTGGCCGCCCCAATTTCAAATAAAGGCTTTTATAGATGTGGCAAATTGTTCCTCAACAAAAgccttaaaatttataaaagatttatagaaatcattttaattttaagaaagtaCAATCAGGTATATCTAGTATagtcatcaataaataaaacgaaaaaataataattaatattggaTAAAATAAGGGAAGTGTCCCATGCATCAAAATGAACAATCAGAAGAAGTTCAGTGCCATGTTGAGCAATTGAAGCTATAGGAATACAAGCTAGCTTTTCTAAATATTGAGACGAACACAGAGAATTTGGAGAAGTAGAGAAGACGATAACAAGTGATTATCTTGAATTATTTTGGTCGTGATATGAAACTTAGGGTGGCCTAGCTAGCCTAGGATGCCGTGCATTAAAGGGAGTAATACAAGCTACATGAACTTCGTTGGATCGTGCTTTTAGCAAAACATATAGGCCGTGCTCATTCATGCTTTAGAGGAGTTTCCACTTGGTTGTTTGATCCTTCACAAAGAGGTAAGAAGACCAAGAAGCATGAGTTGTCACAacaacatgataataaaattttggaaatattaGGGACATCCAGGATGTTTTAAGAACAAACTTTTGAGAACTAGAGGGTAGAATAGCATTTCCAGTGTGAGATATACATGCGCAAACCTTGACTATTACCAACCCGTTGCTGATTTGCACcagttaaatttgttaaatttggtGTTGTGTGATGAGTAGCATTAGTATCAACCATTATGAGAGAACGGACAGAAGGCTGAATTGTTAGGAGAGAAGGCACCTATGACAACTACATTTGCCAGTGGAATGAAATTTCAATGTAGTTCATTTCGACGTCGACATCTATTGTATGATTGCGAATGCCACAAATTTGACAAGGTTCATGATTATGACATAAAGACAAGTATGGTTATGAAGGTCTCGGAGAAGAAGGATTGTTAGTTGGGATATGTAAGAATGGAGTCGACGATGTAGAGGTTGATTTAGGTGGTTTGTGTGCAAGATTGGCAAAAGGATAATGGGGGATAATGGGTCAGGAAGTAGATTTAAAGCAGTAATGATGCTATGAAATTCATGATCAATATTGCGATAAATGATGGTAATGAATTCTGGGAAAGACATGGACCCTCTAGTGTAGTGAGTTCATCAACAAAAGATTTGGCATGCTGCAAATACTGAGACAATGAGATCATTTCTGTCAAAATCCTTTGACGATTTTGATAGATGGAACCAAAGGTATTGGCAAGAGCACTCTATATGGCTTGTGATGAGGTTAAGCCAATGACATAAGAGAAGACTTCCTCAGAAAGAGAAGATAATAGGACCCAAGAAAGAAGCATCAAATTCTTCTAAAGCCATTACTGAAATCTAAGGTGTTGGGGGATAATTTCATGTGGTGTTGAAGTTGTGGTAGAGAGGGGTAGATAATCCATTGATGAATCCCATTAAGTTTTGATGAGAAGAGGAAGGAATTTTGTTTTCGAtgcaaaaaaatttttattcataaattttataaaaagatataagAGTTATTTGATCGAGTTTACTTTTGTTTGTCGtagttaatttaaattgattagattgaaaatataactcTTAACTATATGCGAAGAAAGTTATTCGcgtaagatttttttattaaaataaaataaaacaaaatataaaataaaagttgacCACACACATCATGATATAATACCCAGCTGCAAGGTGTTTCAAAGTTTATTCAACAACAAGAGAAGAAAGCTTAATTGTCCGGCAGGGTGGTATACAACAGTTCCCACCATtcattataaagataaaaagacgaaaacaatgacaaattaaaacatgaaaaaaaaaaaaaagaatagaagGAAACTGCATGCCCTTCATCTCTTCTCCATCCAGGCTACAGGAGAACACATTTGCAGGGGGCTGAACATCCACTGAGAAACACAGCTGCAAGCAAAGGAAACCCTAAATTAAAAAGCTGACACACACTACAACTTTACaacaaaaattgtataaaaaattgtaaatactTAAGTTCAAAACCCTCTTCTGATCTGAACCTTATATGAACAAAAGACACTGTTGTGATCTTGGACAATAAGAAGAATCAAGTTAGAGAAAAAGTATCAAAGTTAATTAATGGTATCTTTCATCAATACAAGACCTGTAATAATAATAGTGTGCCTCAGACTTACATTCAGTGGCTACTGGCGGCCGGTCTGATGAGGCGGCAGGGGGCGGTGATCCATCAACCAATCCGGTGGTGGCCAGAAAATGCTATGATATTCGGGGCGACTTTCGATAGGTACATCAAAGTTGTCTTCGACATCGAAGACACGAACTTTGACATCTTGCAACAGAAGTCTTAAAAATTCATCACCCTCTCTGTCATCAGCATCGCTGTACTCCGGATACTTCACTTCATCCACAAAGATGATGCGATTGCCTTTAATCCCATCAAAGTCCGAAGCATCAATGGCGAACGACCACTTGCGGCTGAGGACTAACACAGTATCTCCCAAGTCGTCAACGTCCTCCCATTGATTCTCGCCGTCCTCCATCTCCTCCAGCCGACAAATTTTGAAATCCACAAACACATCCTCTCGAACACCAGGCCTTTTGATGAAACTGTCGGTGGAGTTAAGATAATAGACTTGATCATGACACACAGAATAGTCTCTGCCCACCAAAAGAAGATCTCCACCTGACTTTACAAGGTACCAATCGCCCATAAATGGATAAGGAGACGGAATTGTGATGCTGTCGTGACTCCATTCATCGGTTTCAACTACAACTCCGAAACGATCAACACCGTAGACAAAACCATTGTAGCTTGCGAGGTCGCGATACTCTATATTTCGATACAAAAGTGACCAATAGTCTTCCCCGACTGTTATTGAACATAAGCGAGAGTCACTTATCACATAAAATCTCTTATCAGATTCAAAATCTGATGATAAAACTGCCTTGTGTTCGAGTTCTCTGAGGTCATTAGCGCCGCCAATTAAGAATTGTTGAGGATTGTTGGGTTCATTTCTGACCCAACTAAGAGTGAAACTCTTAGTCACTTCAGTGACGCGAAACCCGAGCGAGTTGAGCTCTTTGGGGAAGTATGCCTCTGTCAAATCTTCAATTTCTTGCATTGTGAATGGATTAAGAAGAGAGAACTTGCCTTGTTCGCCTGATTCATTCACCATGATCAACCAACCGTCGTTCGGAGGGCCCTCCGGATCTTCCAGACGGTAGATCGTCGATTGAAATAAAACGTACCTATAGCTAAACTGCTCCATCACATTAATGTTTGATGGAAAAACCATTTCTTTGGGCAAGAGATGTTTGTCTTGGGGAGGGGGAACGGGCTTTCTCCAGGAATGACAAACAGCCCGGAATCGGAGACGGTCTGAATGGGTATCAAGGCATTCAGAGATGGTGAGAATGGCATCAGGAGTGAGATCAGCCCAAGAAATATTGGAAGGACTCATGTTTCTGGCTCTAAGCATGTTCGCAAACCCTAACTATGAGTGTTGAAGAAGGTGGATATCTCTGTGTTCAGTGTCCAAGAGAGGGGTGATATTTGTAGGCCAGAAGAGGTCCAGCTGACGGATGACCACTGTGTGTCAGCCCTGTCATTGTAACGTATGAGGCGTTGGTGAGATTCTATTTcctgaaaaataacaaaaaaatgaagaaaaaacttattGTTTATTTccatgtaattaattaataattacacttgtttggtatttttcatgataatttctttaaattttttataaattgaattaagagaaaattgtgaCAAGCTGAAGAGATTGTGATATATAACAGTTGATGTGGAGAAGACTAATGTAAAgaattaataatgataatgttGATGATGGTAGCGATAAcgaaaaaattacaattcaaatttaaaaactttatgaTATAAACAGTGTGAAAAGGAAACACAATAtgttatatattgaaattaatctataaaaaaagtgattttatgCTTAGCGTTATTGTTTAGTTATGTAGGTAGAAAACTCTACCTATTTATGCATGTCGCAtgcaaaaattcattatttcaagTAAATAATtcttagaattattaattttttaaaataaatatcgaTGAGTATTTATAAGTactaaaaatgaattaaaatattttcatatgtaattttaagtattataaaaatgaaaaatatatatatatacacacacacatgtaaTTAGTTACACTTGAATATATTGCCATATGAGATCCAAAAAAATCTGATTatgaaaaaatggttaaaattttaaaaatgttacatATTGCAAAGGGTTTTAGAAAACGAAATAtcaaaagtaatatatatatatatatatatattaagaattttctttgaatcttGTAATAGATTAATAATTGATAACTTATGATCAATTGCGTTTAATTACCTAAATAGAAAACGCTACGTATTTATGCATGATGTATACAAAAATCTactatttcatataaaataacttATATACAAGTTACTAAATATAATACAATGATCCTATCGGTGGTTGTGGTGATGGTAATGTTTGCGATAATGGCGGAACATATAACTCAAAGTACTAAAATAAGCTCATGTAAAAAGAACTTATCCATAACCTACTAAGGGGGTATTTGGTTTGgggaattattttattactaaaatgaaaagattactttaaaaataaattact
It contains:
- the LOC123196735 gene encoding F-box protein SKIP23-like codes for the protein MLRARNMSPSNISWADLTPDAILTISECLDTHSDRLRFRAVCHSWRKPVPPPQDKHLLPKEMVFPSNINVMEQFSYRYVLFQSTIYRLEDPEGPPNDGWLIMVNESGEQGKFSLLNPFTMQEIEDLTEAYFPKELNSLGFRVTEVTKSFTLSWVRNEPNNPQQFLIGGANDLRELEHKAVLSSDFESDKRFYVISDSRLCSITVGEDYWSLLYRNIEYRDLASYNGFVYGVDRFGVVVETDEWSHDSITIPSPYPFMGDWYLVKSGGDLLLVGRDYSVCHDQVYYLNSTDSFIKRPGVREDVFVDFKICRLEEMEDGENQWEDVDDLGDTVLVLSRKWSFAIDASDFDGIKGNRIIFVDEVKYPEYSDADDREGDEFLRLLLQDVKVRVFDVEDNFDVPIESRPEYHSIFWPPPDWLMDHRPLPPHQTGRQ